In the genome of Triticum urartu cultivar G1812 chromosome 5, Tu2.1, whole genome shotgun sequence, one region contains:
- the LOC125510919 gene encoding uncharacterized protein LOC125510919 has translation MENFRMDDDDELFHRYDPEVLAANGIEYPPDDTRMRMKWWAFLMQVEGNLRPTNMSVPSAKIIRYPDQMEKAWGWWRLLPIYQGLGSDMPLYREYLCEYYLRNPPESVDDSACTRHKFVVRSAWTNENGRLIPLARKCLEMEAKFIGLCERNKIKLTDTETALSHKIKQHAQDIVDGACEYAGAYAAAAALVCICKEAELMCERAMCGRYNSGNMTCMLCNQIREHAISLMLYKGSGSVAAAAGAAMVGAAKEAKLLRENLSNLGCDEEMSVSIREEACCILQDMHTEAFGANGKNNIAAAAAAGADISTRHGSALLGI, from the exons ATGGAGAACTTCAGGAtggacgacgacgacgagttGTTCCACCGCTACGACCCTGAGGTGCTGGCCGCCAACGGCATCGAGTACCCCCCCGACGATACTAGGATGCGCATGAAGTGGTGGGCTTTTCTGATGCAAGTGGAGGGTAATTTGAGACCTACAAATATGTCGGTACCTTCGGCAAAGATCATCAGGTACCCAG ATCAAATGGAGAAGGCATGGGGATGGTGGAGGCTGCTGCCCATCTATCAGGGCCTCGGTTCGGACATGCCCCTCTACCGGGAGTACCTCTGCGAGTACTACCTCCGCAATCCTCCTGAATCTGTCGATGACTCTGCCTGTACTAGGCACAAGTTTGTGGTCCGATCTGCATGGACAAATGAGAATGGCCGTCTCATTCCTCTCGCCCGCAAG TGCCTGGAGATGGAGGCCAAGTTCATCGGTCTGTGTGAGAGGAACAAGATAAAATTAACTGACACTGAGACTGCCCTGAGCCACAAAATCAAGCAGCATGCGCAGGACATAGTTGATGGAGCGTGTGAATATGCTGGTGCATATGCTGCCGCTGCTGCTTTGGTG TGTATCTGCAAAGAGGCTGAGTTGATGTGCGAGAGGGCTATGTGCGGGAGATACAACTCTGGTAACATGACTTGCATGCTCTGCAATCAGATCAGAGAGCATGCCATCAGTCTTATGTTGTACAAAGGGTCTGGATCCGTCGCCGCCGCTGCTGGTGCCGCCATGGTG GGCGCTGCAAAGGAGGCCAAGCTGTTACGTGAGAATCTGAGCAATCTAGGCTGTGACGAAGAAATGTCTGTTTCCATTCGGGAGGAAGCCTGTTGCATTCTGCAGGACATGCACACTGAAGCTTTTGGTGCTAATGGGAAGAACAAcattgctgctgctgctgctgctggagcagATATATCTACTAGGCACG GATCAGCACTGTTGGGAATTTGA